GGAGACTTGAACTCCATATCCATGGCTTTGGAAGCCACTAAATGCTGGTTCATTTGGAAACAACGGTGCCTCagagtttttgaaaacaaatGCAGAACCCCGGAAAAACTAGCTCTTGACATTATGAGACATTATGAATACTGAAATCATTCTTTGCTTTCTCCTGCTTTAGTGCAATACAACAACAGACCTCAATTTCAACCATATTGGATATTCCAAGCAAGAAACTCTTATAAACTGAATTGTGATGCTTCATGGAAATCAGCTAATACTAATGATGGTTGTGGTTTTATCTTGCGAAGCTGGACAGATACCTTCAGGGCAGCAGGATTGGGAAGCTGCGGGACTGAATCTGCAGAAGAAGCGGAAGTTGTATCTCTACTACAAACCACACAATGGGCCACCATCAACAATATAAAAAATCTGGCAATAGAACAAGACAACCAAAACACCATCAAGTATTTACAAGGCACACATAACTCAATCAAGTGGCAATGCATAGCAATTCTGGATGAAGTTAAGAAGCTAGCAGACAAGCTGATATCTTTTGAAGGTTTTCATTTTGTGGATAGAAGGGAAAACAAATTAGCAGACCATCTAGCTAAAGAAGGAATAAAATCATCTCAACAACTTACAATCTTAACTGAAGTACCTTTGTTTTTAATTCAAACAATAGATTTTGACTCTGTCAAAGTTCAAGATATTTGTAATATGAACTCCAACTATGTTTCCTTTGATGAAGAAACTAATCATACAGATTCAGTCATTGGACGGACAACTCATCACGAGTTGATTCCAAATGAGTCTGAATCTACAGATTAGTTACTTCTTTTTAATATATCTGGTTattttcgaagaaaaaaaaaacaatcatgaTGTTACAGGATTGAGTCACCACTTCAGTATAATCAATAAGGAAGTTATTAGGTATGTTGTTTTACTTCAACTAGAAGGTTGAAACCTGAGGAGAGGTGAAACCATGATGGATCTTCAACCAAGGTGTCGTGCGGAATATCGTCGCATCTACGAAAAAGACTTTGAATTTGAAAGTTGTTTCGAAATTTTAAGATAATTGCCCAAATATTGTCTTATTTTTATGTTTTAGTTTCTTATTTGTCcacttaagttttttttttaagcaagggccttcaaaaaggctaatggtcTTCCTCAACAAAAAGCCCGACCCAGACAGGAGGGACGGAACAGTACATAGACAACTTGTTGTTTTTTTCCCATTTAGCTAGTTCATGGGCAACAAAATTAAAATTTCTTGGTTGGAAAGATAAAATACAATCAATAAGAGAAGAAGCAAAAAATTGAATGTCTTTAAAGATTGCATCAGTTCTAGGAGTCCCATCAAACCTTCCAGCAGAGAATTGGGAGACCAGGTCTTGAACGTCACTTTCCACAATGATATGCTTCAGTTTTAATTCCACATCTTTCTTCAAAACAACCCAGATAGCTCTAGCTTCAGCCTCTTCAGCAGAATCCACATCAAAGACAATAGAAGCACATAAAGAAGCCTTGCTGGAGTAGTCCCTCATCACATAGCCTGCACCATAGTCCTTAGTTGTTTCATCATAAGCTCCATCAGTGTTACATTTGATCCATCCAAAAGTAGGGGGCATCCAGTGGTCACTAAAGGAAATGATATGACAAGATGGGTGTTGAATTCTAGTTTTCACAGTGAGGAGCATAACTTTAGCTCTACGGATGACTGCAACATGATTTTCTTTAAGGTTTCTAAACACTAAATTGTTTCTACTAGTCAATAAAGACCACAGGACATCAACAAACATGCAGTGTCTATCAGTGGGAATTCTAGTAATAGGGTCAACCAACTAGAAGTTTATCCAATCTATCATAGAACTATAATAAAATGCAGAAGTATTAGCATAAAAGGCAGATAGACTCCAAACATGACTAGCAAAGGGACACATAACAAGAGCATGCATAATAGATTTACAAGGATCGAAACATCTATTACAAGTGACAGAGTGTATATACATCCTAGTTTGAAGAACAATTTTAGCAGGCAAAACATTTCTAGCAGCTTTCCAAGAAAAAATTTGAATACGCTGAGGTATATTAATTTTCCAAATGCACTTCCAAAGTTTATTACTAGGAGAGGGTCCAGACCCTCTTAGTCCCAAGTAGGTAGATTTAGAAGAAAATCTACCATTCTTCTAAAGCTtccaagccctcctatcaggagtgtATAACTGGCTTAACGGAAGAGTGATGATCTTCTGTacagaagcatcatcaaagtgAGTATTTAGTTTGTTTAAATTCCAATATCTAGTAGCATCATCAATAAAATAGGATACTTTAACACAAGGGTCAAGAGGGACTAAAGGATTAGGGGTAGCTGAACCTAAAGTAggaatccatttatcacaccaggGATCCATGAATTTACCATCCCCAACAATCCAAAAAATAAAGGGTTTAGTCATCTCTTTAATGGTATGAAGGCATCTCCAAGTCCAGGAGCAATCACTAGGGCAAGCAGCATTAAGAAAATCAGTTCTAGGAAAATAACGAGCGTTCAGCACAGTACCCAAAAGGCAGTCAGGATTTTCAATGATTTTCCAAGCATTTCTAGCTAGCATATCCAAATTGTTAAGTTCCGATTTCCTAAGTCCAAGGCCAACTCCATACTTAGGGGAGCACAAGGAATCCCAACCCAGAAGATGCAGTTTTCTATCTTTTGGGTCAAAAGTCTCTCCCCACCAGAATTGACAAAGATGAGAATCAATCTTTTTGCAAAGGTACTTTGGAATAAGGAAGGCACCCATTTGGTATAGAGGAGTGGCCTGACCAACATGTTTAACCAAAGTAGTTCTAGCAGCTTGAGAAAGCAGTCTATAGAGCCAAGAAGTAATCCTAGCATCTACAACTTGGAGGATACTCATATGGGTCTGGATCTTAGAGGCCTGAAAACATATAGGGGTGCCAAGGTACTTTTTCCCTAAATCTCTGTTATGGATATCCAGAATATTAGATAAATGATTCATAAGAGGGGTAGGTAACTTTTTTACTGAACAGGATACCAGACTTATCAAAGTTGATTTGTTATCCAGAGGCTAAGCAATACTTTTGAAGGTAGTCTTTTATAGTTCTAAAATCTTTCTCAGTAGCTTTAGAAAACAAGAGGGAATCATTAGCAAACAAGAGGTGTGTCATGCAAGGGGCATTCCTACAAACTATAATTCCTTCAACTAAGCCTTCACTGGTTAGATTATCAATGTAAACAGATAAAGCTTCAGAACAGATAATATAAAGGTAAGGAGAGAGCGGACCCCCCTGTCTCAGACCTCTCTCAGGTTTGATAAGTCCAGTTGGACTACCATTCAATAAAACAGAATAAGAGACAATGGAACACATTGATGAATAAGATTAACACAGTGAGCATACAAACCCATTTTTGTAAGACTTTACCAAGAAAAGACCAGTCTAATTTACCATAGgctttggacatatcaagtttaattgcAGCAATGCCCTCTTTCTTCTTATGATGATTGACAACATAGACAGCCTCATTGACCATTAGGATACTGTCAGATATGCTTCTTTTGGGGACAAAGGAACTTTGATTCTGTGATATAATATTATCCATGAGAGGTTTGAGTCTATTATCCAAGTTTTTGGATAGGATTTTCTAGATGAAGTTACATATGCCAATTGGTCTGTATTGGGAGACTAATTCAGATAGAGGGACCTTAGGAATCAGAACAATGTCGGTGGTATTAAAAACTTTTGCTAGGTGACCAGTTCTAAAACAAGTTTGGGTTATATCTATGGCAGCTTCTCCAACAATATCTCAGTTTTTCTGATAAGACAATCCTGTGAAGCCATCAAGGCCAGGAGCTTTTTTCCCCCATTTGAAAGACAAAATGTTTTATTTCCTCAGCAGTGATAGGGAGGTTTAATAAGGAGTTATTCTCAGGAGAGATTTTGACAGgaaattctcaagaatttcatCTTGGAATTGCTGAGGTTGGGAAGAGTAAAGATTTTTAAAGTAATCCACAGAAGAAGTTCCTATGCTATTTATATCAGTTAAAACAGTACCAAGAGAATCTTTTATCCAACTAATAGCAGTCATTTTACTCTACGGAAATAGGGAGAGTTTCGATCTCCTTGTAAGAGCCAGATCTCCCTAGATTTATCTTTCTAGTAGAGTTCCTCAAGGTTGTACACGTATTCAAGTCTAGCCCTTATCCTAGAGGTAGAAGGAGAGTCAGTAGGATTGGAAGTTTGGAGATCTTCCAGTTCTTCTTTAGTAGTTTTGATGTTGGTTTGGATGTTACCAAAAGAGATCTTATTCCAGTTCGCCCCTAAGGCATTTTTTAGTATTTAGAAGCTTAGCTTCAAGTTTATAGGCAGGCGAACCAACCACATTTATAGACCAAGCATTAGATATTATATCTCTACAATTAGGGTCTTCCATCCACATGGCCATGAAGTGAAAAGGTTTAGGCATAAAATTAACTTCAAAATTAAAGACAATATGCATGCATGGGGCAATGGTCAGAAGAGTCCCTAGGAATATTATTAACACAGAATTGACGACATAAAAACTCAGCATATTGATTAATGAAGCACCTATCTAGTCTTTCAAGAATGAGATAaggaccttgttgcatattagaccaagtaaatctAGGACAGGAGAAACCAGGATCATGCAAGTCAAAAATATTACAGAAATTCCTAAGGTTAAAGAAATCAGTGTCATCAACCTCTAAACCACTATTTGTATCCTCAGGGCCCAAGAGAACATTAAAATAACATATAAAGAAAGCTGGTTCATCTAGTGGTATAGGTGACAGGAGGCATTGATTTTCCCAGAAGGCTAGCCTTAAGGAACTATTGGGTTCACCATATATGAAATAAATGTGACAAGTTTTAGAGTGTGTGATATCCTTAGTAGTAACATATATGCACCTATTAATAGTGTAAACAATAGTAAGGTCAATTTCCTTCTTCCAGGCTAAAACAAGACCACCACTTCTTCCAACACAGGGCACATTCGCAGTACATGGGAAGCCCATATTCCTCAATTTTCTAGCAGCAAAATCGTTTTGCATTTTGGTTTCAGACAAGAAAACAATGTCAGGGTTTACATtcctaagaaggatgctaagttCCTTATTAGCCGATTTTTTTCCAAGACCACGCACATTCCAGCATATTATGTTCACATTATTAacaggaaaaggaaaaggagcaACAAGAGAGGAAGATGAGACAATAGGGGTGGGAGAAGAGGAAACCTGATTAGCAGAGTCCTGGCTACCATTAGATAGAGAATTGATATTTCCACCAGCAGTGTTAGTTCCTTAAGTAGCAACCACGTTCAGATCAATAGCCTCATGAGAGGAATTGTTGCAGACACCATTACCAGTTGGAGCATCATCAGTAGGTACAATGAACTTTCCAAAATCATCAGGAGAGGGATGGGTATTGAAGGTACATTGAGATAAGTTGAAGGTAGAGATGTCACCCAAATTGGTGATAGGAGGGCAAAGAGTAGAATAATATGGTTTCAAGTTATCGATTTTGGGAGAGTTGGTAATTGAATCAACCAGAGAAGAATAGGATGATCTAGTCCTCTTTCGGAGGTCAGCACGAGGGTTGATCTTTATTTTCAGAGTAGAGAGAGCATCATGTTCAGCTGCCAAAGATAGAGCTTGTTCTTTGGATATAACGGTCTTCTGAGTAAGAGTTGCAGCCGTCTTGAATCTCCTAGTCGATTTATTGGTGCGGATCGGTCTTGAGTTGTTGGACTCAGGAATAGGACTCATAGCAGAATAACCTTCAGCTTGACTAGTGACTTTCTTTAAAATAACTGGTAGACCATTAACCAAAGGAATGAGTTGTTTGGTTTGGTTGGTTTCTCCTTCATGAATCTTGAGAGTAGTGGATCTACTGCCAAATGGGCCCATTTTTTTGATCATGCTTTTGGGAGGTTCCTGGTTGGTAGCATTTGAGCTATGGGTAATAGCAGCTACTTTTCCTTTATCCACATAACTATTAGGTTCCAAAACTTGACTTTGTGTATCTTAAGCTACCTAAACTTGAGTCATTAAGGAATCGAAAGTTGGGTTGTTTGGGGAAGGTATAGGAAGATCCTATGCTTGAGTGTTTGGAATCATGAGCCTAGAAACTGGTGGGTAAACATATTTTGAGGCAGAGGAGCTAGCTTCCCTGATAATATTTTGTTTTGCTAGCCAATTGGGACAGATAGTGTCTCTATGATCAATGACACGACAAGAATGACAAAAGTTCCTTGAGACTTTGAAGTACATGCATTCGATGTGAAAGGTTCTTTTCTATCTCTAGTAAGAAGGGGAATACCAATTGGGAGAGCTCGATTGATAGGGATTCTCACATCGATCTTGACATTCTTCTTGAGAGGATGATTACCATATGGATCTTTAGCATCAAGCAGTTCTCCAAGATTAATTGTAAGCTTTTTCAAATATTCAGATTCAATACATTCTTTAGGAACATTGCATAGGATAAGCCACATCATTTCATCTTCAAAGGAAACTTGAAAGTTTTCAGGACAACCAATAGGTGGAACCACTCGCAACACTATGAGAAAGCCGCAAGCAAACCAAGGGAGTTTTTCATTTACCCTCTCGGATAAGAATCTAATAAGAAGTTTGTTTCTCAATTTACTGAAGTTGGTGACAGTAGGAGATTGATCTAGAGGCCATTGAGAACAGATATAGTATCTAATAGAATAGGTGGGCACTAAAGTCTCACTACATACATTACCCACCATACACCACTTCCAATCAGTATCATTTTCAGCAAGAACAACTGTTTTATCTATAAACACTGGTTCAGAGAGGGAGGCATGAAGATTTTTGAGTAAAGTAAGTTTCTCAGCCATTTAAGAAGAGGGCTTTTGAATAGAGATAGCAGAATGAGTATCACTTGAGGAGTTTGAATCCTCCATATAAACAACAAACTATATATTGATCTTAAGATACAAATTCGTATATGTAGATTTAAGATTAGATATTGGGATAATATATATTTGTATTTGGAGATAATAATGCCAGGATATAATGGGGATCAGGGGAGAATAAAGACAAGTCATGGATATACCcagagataaaataataagagtTTGTATAGAAGACTGAACCTTAAAAAAGGAAATTCTGAGAGGAAGATTATAGTTTATGTTGGTAAAGTGAGAACGAAATTGTGAAAGATTCAGGTTGGGTATGTGTTGGTAAGGTTCAAAAACATTGGTGTTGAGAAATGTATCACTGGTATCTGCATGGGCCGTGATAGTTATGCAGTGCTGATATTTTGTTGACGTAATCAATCCCAGCTGGTAGGATAATAAAACATTTGCAATAATGGTAAAGACCCCAAAGGTGTAAACTTTATTTAACACATGTAGAGGAGATTTAGTTTCATGAAAATTAAGACACACTCTTAAATTATTATTTACTTTTGGGTTATGCAACAAAATTAGAATGCTTCCAGACATAATAATGGTAGATGGGATGCAATTTATCCACTTAAGTTAACtattaaaataattcaaagtatttaagtattaaaaaaaatatcaagttttaATATTTGTCTAAACAATTAAATGTAAGATTGGATTAAGAATAgaattaagcttaattttcaaTAATACtcgtcaaattttcaaattcaacTTCGCATTAATCATTGatagtcattttacaagacataaaataaaactagacaataataatttgaaatataaatttaaaaataaaaatttggaacaatgttcttcatctttttAATCTTTTTCATTTCACTTAACTTCCAATAAATGCACTCATGAACggagtttcctttgtttatcttcttcgttGGCTTCAAATTTGTGTTACCTTGATTTTCCTTTtcttgaacttttctttgccttttcttagttgcggttttgacttggttaatatccaaaatttGAAGACTTATTTGCTTCTTActtatttctttataactatcacatatcttcttaacggTACCTTTAAGCACTACTctcgaaaaatcaagttgcattgccgaatcaagttgggtttgaaattgtgccatttgcgaaaaaatataaaaaaaaaatagaattgagaaagagagaaaaaaaaatttgtaaaaaattccgaaaatgagtcatttgtccaaatatttttaaaacatggttctaatggacgagtaaaaattagtatgggtgaaatggacaccaaaaaaatagaaaggatgaaactggattcatcctggcttaaacttaaaaaatagcgaggatgaaactgaatgcatcctgatgtaaattaaaaatatgaaaaagtatttgaaaatgtgtagggtgaaactgtttacatcctggctatttttacatttttgtgcatttacacagtatcaaattttaaatGTCTTTATCACCCAGGAattgtcgttattgggttaattgaccaattttgtgaaaaaatttGGAGTAAGTTTTGAATTTGAAATTTACCTATTTATAAGCGATAAAGTACTAGCCGTTGGCGCTAGAGATAATATCGTGCGATATTCATGGCAGCGATGGCGACATTGTCTTTATCGCTGGCGTTTTAGTCAATATCACTCGCTAGAAATTCCAGCGCTCAGTGGTTTTCCTATGACGACGCAATTCGTTTGGCATGGCACCTGGTATGTTAAACAGGTTTTTTTTTGAcatatgcataggaataggccttagacAACAAAATACACATAATCGAATCTTGTGTCAGGCATTAAAAAGTTTGACATCAAACTCGGCTCATATCAAAAACCAAATTAGACTCAGATCCTTGGCCAGAACTAGAACGAACAAGGAGTTAGAGAGTAGTGCACTTTAAGgatgggtttggtaatgcttttatttttgtaaaagcactttcaaaatatAATTATAGTAATTATTTCTCATgttagtgtttggtaaaatattctcAAAGTGCTTTTAACCCAAAGCACTTCCAAAATTCCTCAAATTTTAAAAGCCGGAggagaggagcttttaaaagctctaaAAGCATAAATTGTGGTCCCACCTAATTTTGAtacataatttttcttttatatccctaTTATTTTCTATAAATGACCAAAATTGCCCTCAAATATTTAATAATCAATTTCGTATTCTCCATATACTATTTTTTACAGATTGCTATTTCAAATTAAATTATATCACATTCTTTAACTATTATTATTTTCACTTTCAAGTTATATTTCATATACACATttcaattaaaaataaataaataaataagtgttTGATTTTAGCATGATTATTTTTATCACAAATTTAATCTATTATAAAAAAATAGTTactaaaattatatataaatatttaattaTGTTTAAATCctataaaatagaataaaattataaaagatcatgtctgtttttgtcatttgttaCAACTACAATAAATGAACCTATATTTTATCAAACACAATTTAACCATTTTTTTAATCAGTTTTAGTTTTTGGTATATAGTTTAACAAACACTTAATTGCTTTTTGTACACAGCACATCGTTTTACAAAAGCCACCACAttaccaaactaagcctaaatGGGGTCTCATGATAAATAAAAGGGCATGCCCATGTAAAACAGCTGAAACACCCTAGAGACGACTAGGAAACATAACCTGTAACTGACCGAATATAGATAAGCACGTCTTGGACTTACCCTTCTTGGTTTAATAGTCAAACAACTAAAAACACTCCACTCTCTCTCTTTATCTCAAGAACCAGGTCCCTGATTCAACCATCAAACACTCCTCAGGAAAACATCAAATTCTTGTAATTGAAGACGATGATGATAATGCTGATGATGTAAACTCAATCTATTTcatctaggttttttttttttttttgctatttcaTACTTAGTTATGTAAATGAGGGTTTTCTAAATTGaggcaaaatttagggttttcttcttctgaattttAGATATTTAGTCTTATCCTGATGTAGATTCAGTTAGTTTAGgactgggttttggttgttgaagGGTTATACTCTTACTTCCAAAATGTGAAGTGAGTTTCAATTATAGAAAgatttccttttttgttttttcatatCTGAAATTTCTCAAAATACTCCTGAATGGATTGATGTAGAtgaatttttgttttttctctGATACACCGCTCTAATTCTTTTTCATTGCTAAACAGATTGCTGAGGAAGACCCTTAGTGCATTGGTCAGAATCTAACAACCATTCTCTCTAAATCTCACTgggaaaaaaaaagttacagattCAAGTATTAAAGACTTTCTATTTGTCAATTGCTCACACTCTGGTTGATTTGTTAAGGTACTTTCTTTCTCCCTCTGTGTATGGTGCATAAGAAATTATGGGTTCATTTCTGCGTTTCAtaacttttcttcttctattctGTTTGCCAGATATTCATGAATTGTTTCACATTTTGTGACTTTTAGGTTAGATTTGGGTTGGATTTGTTTGTATTTGATAAAGGGTTTTGAGTTTAGGGTTATTATGTGGCGAATGGGTATAAATGTTTGACTAGTAGATGTGCATAACATTGTAATGGTAACTATCTGTTGGTTGATACCAAGATCTGTGAtgaacttttttattttatttttttgacaccGATTGACTTGGTTCTCAAACAAAGCACAATTGGTGTTTGAGAAATCTTTTGGATGAATGTCTGTGTTAGGTTGATCGACAATGAACCCAAACGACTTGACGGTTGACAAGCGTGATATATGATTTTGTCTTTGGTTGTCCTTGTTATCCTGATTCTAACTGAACCTTTTTTCCCTTCTTGATTTCTTCTGTACTTCTGGTTGATAGTAATCTACTTATCTTCTGGTTTAGGTGTGCTCAGATGAGGATATAGGGTGTGGGTGAAGGACtagtttttttggttttttctgcTTGTGGTTGCTGTTGAGGAGGGAAAGAGATTTTATTTGTGGTTACATATTCAATCATGTTCAAGCAGTCTCCAAGTAGGAATCAAAGGTCCAAAGGGGGGTTTAAGGTAAAACATGCTCTACAAATAGGTGTATTGCTTGCTGTTTGTATCTGGTTGCTTTACCAAGTAAAGCACTCTCATGATAAGAAAAAAGCATTTGATGAGAGCAGTGCACAAGTTTCAGAAAAGTTGGAGAGTGATCATGAATTGATAAGACTTGGGAGGAAGGATCTCATTCCTCGAGTAGAAGAGGCAGTTATCCTGAATGGACAGCAGAACGAGGATGAAGGaactgaagaggaggaagacgaaACCAAGCATGAGGATGTAGAAGATGATGAAACTAAACATGAagaggttgaagaagaagaagataccaaacatgaagatgtagaagaagatggggaagaaaacaaacatgatgaagttgaagaagaagctAAAGAAGATACTGACGATGGAGCAGAAGAACATGATAGAGAGGTATCCGAAGAGGACGCTAAgattgatgaggatgaagaagagaaagagatagctgagagagaagagagagagaagGAAGACCAAATTGCAGATGTGGATCACAGCAGAAATACACAAGAGGCACGAGAACAGGAGACCGCAAACGAGGATCAGATTGACCATCAAGATCACGATATGAATACCCAAGAGGCACGTGAAGAGCAATATAAGGGGGATGATGCTTCCAGTGCTGTTCACCGGGACACCCAACTTTTGAACTCGGATACTGAGAATGGAGTTTCGGAGAAATCAAATGAGGAAGAGAACGTAGAAAAGACAGATTCAGGTGAATTAGGATTGCAAAACCAATCTAATAGCACGGAGGTTGTCGATGCAGGTCAAAAAGATAACAACCTAAAGACAGAAGATCTAGAAAACGTGGAAGATAACCGAAGTTTAAATGTAACAAATGGTgaggaaaaatattctgggatcATGTTATCTGAATCAGTAGAGGATTCGAAATCTAACTCGACTGCAAATGTAGAGTTTATTGATCAACAACAAGTCAACAGTTCAGTACCAATACATGGACGAAACTCGAGCTCGTTAACGCAAAATGAAACAGATGTAACCCAGGGTGAAATAGTGGCAGCGATTCCTTCTAGCTCTGGAGACCTCCAGACGACTATATCAGATCAGACTGAGAATTCTAGCATGGCTAGCGACAAGGTGGAATTGGTTTCAAATTCGACTGACAAGGTGGAATCAGTTTCAAATTCGACCGACAAGGTGGAATCAGATTCAAATTCCACACTCTTAACTACAACTGAGAATGCAAATGCAACTAACGTGGAATCTGCAGATGGACAAACTATGAAGTCGGAAATAACTAGAGAGGATGCTGGTAACTCTGTAACTTCAGTTACAGATGAGAAGAATATCGATGGAGATCAGAAGGACAAGCCTGAGACCACCGCAGGAACCGAGGAGAAAGATATCAATGGGGCTCAGAAGGATGGGCCTGGAACCCCTGCAGGAATAGAGGGAACTAGTAATTCTGTGACTTCAGTCACAGATGAGAAGACTATCAATGGAGATCAGAAGGACAAGGCGGAGACCACCACAGGAACAGAGGAGAAGGATATCAATGTAGCTCAGAAGGACGAGCCTGAGACAACCGCTGGGACAGAGGGAACTAGTAATTCTGCGACTTCAGTAACAGATGAGAAAAGTATCAACGGAGACAATAAGGACGAGCCTGAGACCACCACAGGTACAGAGGGCACTGAGGAGAACTCAACCACGTATGATGATCCCGACTCAGTTGAGATCAAGTCTGCTGATTCAAATGACAATCTGATTCCCGAAGTAAGAGAGGCAGTAACAGACCTGGGTACATTACCAGAGACTGCAACAGAAGGAACAAACAGCGAAGATGCATCAGAGAAATGACAAGTTTCTGGAAAAATTTTTTACTATCCTGGCATATGTTCCACGTACAGGGATGGATGACTTGTACATAGGTTTGggttattttcttctttaaaGTTTATATGGATAAAATTAGTTTCTTCGTATTTGGGTGCCTTTGTGTAGGCTAAAACAAAGCAAATCTGTAAGTGTTTTCCTGCTTTGAAATAGTCATTTTTAATAGAACATGTTGCTAATTGTAGAGGCTTTTAAGTACGCTTGATAGGGTAGGGTGAAGAAAGAAATCGTAGCCACCTATTTGTTTGATAAGTCTTGTTGATTTTCTATAAATAAATCGTAGTTACCTCCTGAAATGATTTTCCACCTTAATTTCTTACTCCAAATACAAGCTTTCTAAATTAAAATGTCGGACTGCAGATCATTACAGTTTTTTCATCTAATAATATTACATATGCAATGATCATTACAGTTTTGTACTGCCTGGTCATAGCCATGATATTCTTTATTGTTCTTCTGAGCCACATTTTGTGATAGAATCTCTTAACGTTTCCATGATTTCTATTTGTTGTTATTTTCGTTGTGGGATAACTCATCGATTGTCCTCATATCAAGCTCGTACCGAGATTTCCTTCCCCTGATCTCCACAAAAACAAGGCAAAACTGGGAACCCTCCTTAGATGTGTTGGTGACAAATTCAAGAGCAACCTTATACTCAGGTTGCAAGGCCCATTAGGAGAAATGAACTATATATAAGTATACTAGGCCTTAACCCgtgcccgtgccgtaacggcacgggcgtTATAATTTTACGGTAATGCATTTTCCGAAATGACACTACGGTATAAGCTCTTCCACGGTAACGCAATTTTCGGAAATGACACTACGATGTAAGCTCTTCCACGGTAATGCAATTTTCCGAAATAACACTACGATATAAGCTCT
The nucleotide sequence above comes from Papaver somniferum cultivar HN1 chromosome 8, ASM357369v1, whole genome shotgun sequence. Encoded proteins:
- the LOC113303833 gene encoding dentin sialophosphoprotein-like, encoding MFKQSPSRNQRSKGGFKVKHALQIGVLLAVCIWLLYQVKHSHDKKKAFDESSAQVSEKLESDHELIRLGRKDLIPRVEEAVILNGQQNEDEGTEEEEDETKHEDVEDDETKHEEVEEEEDTKHEDVEEDGEENKHDEVEEEAKEDTDDGAEEHDREVSEEDAKIDEDEEEKEIAEREEREKEDQIADVDHSRNTQEAREQETANEDQIDHQDHDMNTQEAREEQYKGDDASSAVHRDTQLLNSDTENGVSEKSNEEENVEKTDSGELGLQNQSNSTEVVDAGQKDNNLKTEDLENVEDNRSLNVTNGEEKYSGIMLSESVEDSKSNSTANVEFIDQQQVNSSVPIHGRNSSSLTQNETDVTQGEIVAAIPSSSGDLQTTISDQTENSSMASDKVELVSNSTDKVESVSNSTDKVESDSNSTLLTTTENANATNVESADGQTMKSEITREDAGNSVTSVTDEKNIDGDQKDKPETTAGTEEKDINGAQKDGPGTPAGIEGTSNSVTSVTDEKTINGDQKDKAETTTGTEEKDINVAQKDEPETTAGTEGTSNSATSVTDEKSINGDNKDEPETTTGTEGTEENSTTYDDPDSVEIKSADSNDNLIPEVREAVTDLGTLPETATEGTNSEDASEK